From the genome of Leptodactylus fuscus isolate aLepFus1 chromosome 1, aLepFus1.hap2, whole genome shotgun sequence, one region includes:
- the LOC142189558 gene encoding kelch-like protein 10, producing MAPNAKRSCSRWMSHGFHTEVSSMACNAYNELTLMGKQCDAIIRVQSTDFHVHKTVLDLCSPYFRALFKNDLGSADRNVYNIPGVHPQTMWSIIEYAYTNSAEITPENAMDLFIAADQFNIMGIINLSSKFIAHQIDHENFLDIWRVTNHYLCPDLRQKTLTFILHHFQELVKTSDKFFELTLEELRELIEKDELNVTEESAVFEAIVRWINFAPAERKESMRLLLPQIRLALINKEYVLNNIMANVYVKDYEDCKEIINSALTLKPNMVRPRLPYAIVFALCGYTGSELANNIRPYDTRANRWTRATSAVRKPTAHHGTAYLNGHIYLIGGFDGSDYLRNVQCFDPMKKTWHEAASMNYKRGHVCVTVLDNYIYAMGGFDGQQTLHTVERYDPEANRWTLISSMQENRKDAGATTLNGKIYICGGSNGQDCLSSAEVYNPESRQWSYISPMKSRRSGVGVTAYRGKVFAISGFDGHNCVCTVETYSPLTKTWCRAPNILKRRRNFGTAVIDDRLYVVGGRNNFIPIFTNEFYDEKMKAWRAQTNEISPSVQSCCVVPGLQNIKEYIS from the exons ATGGCTCCCAATGCCAAAAGATCCTGCAGTAGATGGATGAGCCATGGATTTCATACAGAAGTCAGCTCCATGGCATGCAATGCCTACAATGAGTTGACACTCATGGGCAAGCAATGTGATGCCATTATCAGAGTCCAGAGCACTGACTTTCATGTACATAAAACCGTCCTGGACCTCTGTAGCCCTTATTTCAG GGCTCTTTTCAAAAATGATTTGGGCAGTGCAGACAGAAATGTCTATAACATACCAGGCGTTCACCCACAAACCATGTGGAGTATAATAGAGTACGCATATACCAACAGTGCTGAAATAACGCCTGAAAATGCGATGGACCTCTTTATTGCGGCTGACCAATTTAACATCATGGGAATTATCAATCTGAGCAGCAAATTTATCGCACATCAGATTGATCATGAAAACTTCCTGGACATATGGAGAGTGACCAACCATTACCTCTGCCCTGATCTCCGCCAGAAGACATTGACTTTTATCCTCCACCACTTTCAAGAACTAGTGAAGACATCAGATAAGTTCTTTGAGCTAACACTAGAAGAACTTAGAGAGCTCATAGAAAAGGATGAGTTAAACGTCACAGAGGAGAGCGCAGTATTTGAGGCCATTGTCCGATGGATAAACTTCGCTCCTGCGGAAAGAAAAGAGTCCATGAGACTTCTTCTCCCTCAG ATCCGCTTGGCCCTGATTAATAAGGAGTACGTCCTGAACAATATCATGGCCAATGTGTATGTCAAAGACTATGAGGACTGTAAAGAGATTATTAATAGTGCTCTCACATTGAAGCCGAACATGGTGAGACCTCGCCTACCATACGCCATTGTATTTGCTCTTTGTGGCTATACTGGCTCAGAACTGGCTAATAACATCAGGCCTTATGACACCCGAGCCAACCGGTGGACCAGAGCTACATCTGCAGTGAGGAAACCTACAGCCCATCATGGCACTGCATATCTGAATGGCCACATTTATCTCATCGGTGGATTTGATGGTTCGGACTACCTCAGAAATGTACAATGCTTTGACCCCATGAAGAAGACGTGGCATGAAGCAGCCTCCATGAACTATAAAAGAGGACATGTCTGTGTTACCGTCCTTGATAATTATATATACGCCATGGGTGGATTTGATGGGCAACAGACGCTTCATACAGTGGAACGTTACGACCCTGAGGCCAATCGGTGGACTTTAATTTCCTCAATGCAGGAGAATAGGAAGGATGCTGGTGCCACCACCCTTAATGGAAAA ATCTATATATGCGGTGGATCCAACGGACAGGATTGCTTGTCTTCAGCCGAGGTCTACAATCCGGAAAGCAGGCAGTGGAGCTACATCAGCCCAATGAAAAGCCGACGTAGTGGAGTCGGAGTCACGGCCTATAGAGGCAAAGTATTTGCG ATTAGTGGTTTTGATGGACACAATTGCGTGTGCACTGTAGAGACTTATAGCCCCCTCACTAAGACCTGGTGTAGGGCACCAAACATTCTGAAAAGGCGCAGAAACTTTGGCACTGCGGTAATAGATGACCGCCTTTATGTTGTGGGCGGCAGGAATAACTTCATCCCCATTTTCACCAATGAATTTTATGATGAGAAGATGAAAGCTTGGCGTGCCCAAACAAATGAGATCTCCCCAAGTGTCCAAAGCTGCTGTGTGGTTCCTGGCCTACAGAACATTAAGGAGTACATTTCCTGA